The DNA window CCGCGCCGGCTGCAGTGAGCAGGTCCGCGATGAGGCGGGCCGAAATCGGCTCGCGGCCGCGGTGCTTCTTGTCCTGGCGAGCGTAGGGGTAGAAAGGCAGGATCGCGGTAATACGCTTCGCAGAGCCACGCTTGAGCGCGTCAATCATGATGAGCTGCTCCATGAGCCACTTGTTCAGCGGCTGCGCGTGCGACTGCATGACAAAGCAGTCGGCACCGCGGACAGACTCCTCGAAGCGGATGAAGATCTCGCCGTTGGCGAAATCACGGGCGGTGGTGGGCACCAGCTCGATACCGAGCTCCTCGGCAACCTGCTCAGCAAGTGCCGTGTGTGCGCGACCAGAAAAGACCTTGAGGTCCTTGTGGCTTTCAGTAGAGTATCCAGTCATTGCGATCCTTTAGTTCTCGCGTGCGTTTTTCGCCGCTTCCGCAGCGTCGGTTCCGGGGCGGCGCTTTTCCACCCAACCCTCGATGTTGCGCTGGCGGCCCTCCTTGATGGCGAGCGCGCCAGACGGGACATCTTCAGTCACTACTGTACCCGCGGCGGTATAGGCGCCATCACCGATGGTGACCGGAGCGACGAACATGGTGTCAGAGCCGGTACGGCAGTAGTCGCCGATCGTGGTGTGGTGCTTGTTCACTCCGTCGTAGTTGGCAAAAACGGAGGAGGCGCCGATGTTGGACTCGCGGCCCACGGTTGCGTCGCCAATGTAGGTCAGGTGCGGGACCTTGGAGCCCTCGCCGATCTTGGCGTTCTTGGACTCGACGAAGCCGCCGAGCTTGCCGCGCGCACCCAGTTCGGTGCCCGGGCGGATGTAGGTGAAGGGGCCGACGGTGGCGTCCTCGCCGATGACGCCGAGTTCGCCCTGGGTACGCACGACCTTCGCACCCGCGTGTACTTCCATGTCGGTCAGGGTGGTGTCCGGGCCGATCTCGGCGCGATCCCCGATAACGGTGGAACCCCACAGTTGGGTGTTGGGGTAGATGGTCACGTCCTGGCCGATCTCCACGTCCACCCCGATCCACGTGGTGTCCGGGTCGATGACGGTGGCGCCGCCGCGCATCGCCTTCTCCACAAGTCGGCGGTTGAGCTCCTTGCCGGCCGCGGCCAGCTGCACGCGGTCGTTGACCCCGGCGAGCTCGCGGGCGTCGGGAGCGATGAAGGCGGCGACCTTCTTGCCGTCGCCGCGGGCGATGCCGAGCACATCGGTGATGTAGAGCTCGCCCTGTGCGTTATCGGAGTTGATGCGGGTCAGCGCGTCGCGCAGGACTGCGCCGTCGAAGGCGAAGACGCCGGAGTTGACTTCTTTGACGCGCTTCTGCTCATCGTTAGCGTCCTTTTCCTCCACGATCTCGCGGACGTTGCCCGCCTCGTCGCGGATGATGCGGCCATAGCCGGTTGGGTTGGCAAACTCGAGAGACAGCACGGTCACGGCGGCGTGCGCCTGCTCGTGCTCGGCAATCAGCGCATCGATAGTTTCTGGCTGCAGTAGAGGGACGTCGCCGTTGGTCACCACCACGGTGCCGTCGAAGTCGGGGATTGCGCTCAAGCCGCACTGCACCGCGTGGCCGGTGCCGTTTTGCTCCTCCTGCACTGCCTGCAGGATCTGGATGTTCATCTCTTCAGCGATCGCATCAACTGCGGGACCGACCTGGTCGCGCTGGTGGCCCACCACGGCCACGACGTGCGCAGGCTCGACGGAAGCGGCCGCGTGCAGCGAGTGCGACAGCAGGCTGCGCCCGCCGATCTCGTGCAGCGTCTTCTGCTTCGTCGACTTCATCCGGGTACCAGCGCCGGCCGCGAGAACGACGACGGCGCGCTGAGAGTGGTTGGCCACGCTTAGCTCCTTTGATTCACTACAGGGGGGCAGATGTCTTCTTACGTTAACGTATCGGCCGCTATGCGGTGCCGCGGGAGACGTCTTTGAGGCTTGCGGCAGAGGCGACGCCGATGAAACCGACAATAGCCAAGAAGATAAGCGTGATCTGCGGTCCGAACACGGAGATGGCCGAAGAGAGCGCGCCGACAAGCAGCAGCACGACACCCATCACGGTGTTCGCGGCGCCCGTAATGAGGGTGCGGCGGTCGCCATCAGCCATATCCACCAGGTAGGTCTTGCGGCTCACGCGCACCGCGGTGTGCGCGAGGTTGACCACGAAGAAGCCGATCGGCATGATCCACGCGTTGGCCGCGGCAGGCAGGAAGTTGGCACTCGCCACGAGCAGGAGCAAGCTTGTCGACGCCACCCCGGCCGCCCACGCCATCGTCGATTTTGAAGAACGATCCGAGAAGACACCGGAGATGCGCCCGCCGACCAGCGCAGCGCCGCCGGAGGCGATGATGAACGCGCCCAGGCTGGATAAGTCCGCGCCTTCTTCCTGCGCGAGCACCACGATAAACGGGGTGGACAGCGCGGTGACCAGCATGAGTGAGCGCACCACGAGGAACTTCTGCAGCTGCCTGTCGCCCTTGACCAGGTCGTAGGTCTGCTTGGCCCAATTCTCTTTGTTCTTCGGGGAGGGTTCCTCAGCCGGTTCCTTGATGGTGCTAAAGACGAGGGAGGCAAAGGCCCACGTGGAAGCGCCCACGGCGAGCAGTACCACGATCGCCCAACGCGGCAGGTCGTTCGGCAAAAAGGACAACAGCAGGCCAATCGCCAGTGTGAATGCTCCCGAGAGTGCCGTGGCTCGGCCCGTGATCAGCCCGCGGGTGCCCTTCGCGATGGTGCGTCCCTGGACATCCTTGCCTGCGATGGAGCACAGGGCGCGGAAAACCGAGAGCGCGGCGAGGAGGGCAAGGACGAGGACGCCGAGAAGTGGACCGTCGAAAAGCATGGCACTGAGCGCGATGAGGGCGGCCGAGATTGCTTGGCCCCAGGAGCCGATGAGCCAGGCGCGCTTGCGTTCCGCCTGCGCGGTAACCCAGGGGGTGAGCGCGGCTTGTGGGAGCATCGAGCCGGATTCGCGGATCGGGACGAGCAGCGAGGTGAAAGCCGCCGGGACGCCTGCGGCGGTAAAGAGCCAGGGCAGGACTGTTTTGGCGGCGACGATCTGATCGCCGATGCCCTGCAGGCCGTTCGACCAGATGAAGCGGCGGGCGTTGTGCTCCTGGTGCGGCATAGCGGAATCTGGGGAGGTGCTCATAGCCCCAAATAGTAGGGTTGGGGTGACATGGCTGCGCGTATTAGGCGCACCAAACCCGCAGGCAAGCAGGAGGTAACGCATGGCACGCGGATTGTCCCGACGCACATTTTTTAAAGGAGTAGTGCTGAGCGCGGGGGCGGTGCTCGCGGCCTGCGCAACGAGTAACCAGCCAAAGCCGCGCGGCGCTGATGAAGAGGCACGGCCGCTGCCCATCCCGCCGTTATATGAGGGCGAGCTGGACGGCTCCACGCGCACCTTCGAGCTGACGGCGCAGGAGGGCACCCACGAGATTCTGCCTGGTGTCCAAAGCACAACCTGGGGCTTCAACGGCGACTTCCTCGGCCCGACGCTGTACATGCGCAAGGGCGAGACCATCAACATGACGGTGCGCAACAAGGTGAGCGAGCCGACGGTGGTGCACTGGCACGGCATGCACCTGGCGGCGGACGCGGACGGCGGCCCCGCGCTTGTTTTCCCGCCGGGGAAGGAGTGGTCGCCGACGTGGAAGGTGGACCAAGACGCGGCAACACTGTGGTACCACCCCCACCCGCACGGGGTATCCGGGCTGCACGCCTACCGGGGGTTGGCGGGCGGGATTGTCGTGGCGGATGATGAGACGGATGCGCTTGGGCTGCCGAATACCTATGGGATCGATGACATTCCGGTCGTGCTCACGGACGCAAAGTTCACCGATGACGGACAACTCGATGAAACGATCGACCCCACTTACGGCTTGCTCGGGGATACCCCCGTGGTCAACGGGATCACCAAACCGCGGTTCGAGGCACCGGCGGGCAAGCTGCGGTTGCGCCTGGTCAACGGCGCAACCATGCGCTTCCACAACCTGAGCCTTGGTGTGCCTTTCCACGTGATTGCCACCGACCAGGGGCTTGTGGAACACCCGGTTGAGGTCGATGCCATTCTGCTCAGCCCGGGGGAGCGCGCCGAGGTGATCGTGGACGTGGAACCCGACAGCGAGCTGATGCTGCGCAGCATCGGCGTGGACGACCGTGGCGGACTCCCGGATGAAGAGGTGGCCAACGGCTTCGGATTGAGCGACGTCTTCGACCTGCTGGAGATTGTGGGCAGCGCGCCGGAGAGTGACGGCGCGCTACCGGAGCGGCTGGTAAGCGCGGAGGATAAGGGCACCGACTGGGTAGCCGAGCGCGAGTTCCGGCTCAACGGCTTCCAAATCAACGAGCAGTCCATGGACATGGAGCGCATCGATTTTGAAAAGACGCAGGCCGGCCCCGAGCTGTGGACGGTGACGAACGAAAATGCGGATTGGCCGCACAACTTCCACATCCACAACGCCCGCTTCCGCGTGCTCGACGTCGAGAACGGCGAGGTGAAGTTCCGCGAGGGCTGGCACGACACTATCTACGTGCCGCCCTTGTCAACGGTGCGTTTAGGAGTGGATATCCCGATGCACCGCAACGACGACTACGCGTTCATGTACCACTGCCACATGCTCTTCCACGAAGATGAAGGCATGATGGGGCAGTTCAGAATCCCTACTTCGGCCCCTCAGAGCTAACCTCGGCTTCCTTCGGGATGTCCGCGGTCTCGACGCCGGCGGGGAAGGCGTGGGCAAGGGCAGCGGCGAAGCGGATACCGCGCACGTCGTTGCCCTCGGCGTTGTAGTGCACCTCGTCACCCGCGAGGAACCAGCCCAAGTTGGCACGCGCCTCCGCGGCCCAGTCGTAGACAACGACGTCGTGGCGCTCCTTGGCTACCTTGCGCAGCGCCTCGTTGAACTCCTCCATGTTCTCGTTGGCGTAGTAGGAGTTCGATGGGCTGCCGGTGGCGGCGGTGGGCCACATGACGCGGTAGCCGTCGAGAAGCTCGAGCATCTTGCGGATGTTCTCCTCGAGCTCGCCTGTCGGGTCGTAACCGTAGGAGCGCGCCGCGTCCGCGTTCGCCGCATCGTTGACGCCGGTGGCGATGACCCAGCAGGTGCCTTCGTCAGCCGCACCCATGTTCAAAAGCTCCTGGACCGACTCGATGGCGGAAGGGTAGTTTTCGCCGTTGCCGTTGAAGCCCTGGTTCGTGGCGCGGGCACCGAAAACGCTGGTTTCCACGCTGTCTGCCCCGGCATCTAGATAGCGGTCGATGGCCGTTTCTGCGCCCTCGGGCAGCTGGCCCGGATCAAACATGCCGATCGAGGTGGAATCGCCGACGTGAATGACCTGTTTGCACGCCATGGTGGTGTCTGCGTCCTGGTTCTCCCAGGACGCGGCAGGTGCCTCCTCGGCGGTCGTTTCTTCTTCCTGCGTGCGTTCGCGGCTGCCGCCGCTTTGGGCCTCGGCGGGCAGTGCCATCGCGGGCTGTTGTGGGGTGCTGCCTTGTTGGGCAAACAGGGCGGTGATCCCGATGGAAATCACGCTGATCAGGGTGACCATCGAACCGAGCGAGGCCGGACGCAGCGCCTGGAGCGGCTGCTTCTTGTAGTGCTTCAGTGGGCCGAACACGCCGTGGCGGCGGATCGGGTTTTCAAAAAGCGTCCAGCTCAACGCGGCGAGCACCACCGACAGACCGATGGCCAGCACCGAGGCCCAGAAGAGGTGCTCAGTGAGCCAGGTCTGCGGCATGAAGTAGATCACCGGCATGTGCCACAGGTAGATGCCGTAGGAGCGCTCGCCGATCCAGCGCAGTGGCTCCCAGCTCAAGATGGCGGTCCACGGCCCGCGCGCGCCCAACACGGAGTAGATCGCCAGGACGGTGGCCACATTCAGCAGCAGGATCCCGCCCTTGTACAGGAACATGTTCTCCTGCGCGACGAGCATGCTCAGCGCGAAGATGCCGCCGAAGCCCACCGCGCCGACCAGCGTGCCGGCGATGGGGGAGGTGGCGACCTTCTTGTTCTCGTGGCGTCGAGAAGCGACGATGATGGCCAGCACCGCGCCGAGCAGCAGGCCGCCGGCGCGCGTATCGGTGCCCTCGTACACGCGGGTCGGGTCTACCTCGGGCTGGGCGAGCACCCACATCCAGACAAAAGAGGCCCCGGCGAGCACCGTCGTCGCGGCTGCTACGAGCCACGGGCGGCGGAAGATCTTGAGCAGCGCCCAGAACACCAGCGGCCAGAGGAGATAGAACTGCTCCTCAATGGACAAAGACCACATGTGGTCCAAAGGGCCGGGCCCGTTGAAGCGGTCGAAGTAGGAGGTGCCCGTGGTGATGTTGTGCCAGTTGTTCAGGTAGACGACCGAGCTGAGGGCCTCGAAGGCGCGGGTGCGTAGGTTGGTGGCGTCGAAAGCCACGCTCAGGATGAGCACCGCAAGCACGGTGGTGAGCATGGCGGGCGCAAGCCGGCGGAAGCGGCGAACCCAAAAGGTGCGTAGCTTTAAGGTGCCGTGGCGCAGGTGCGAGTTCATCAAATTCAGGGTGATGAGGTATCCGGAAAGCGTGAAGAACACGCCGACGCCGAGCAGCCCGCCGCCAAAGCCAGGAAGGTTGAGGTGGTACGCGATCACTAGCAGCACCGCGATAGAGCGGATGCCGTCCAGTGCGGGAACGTACTTGGTTGAGCTGTGAATAGGGCGGGGCATATACAGCGAACCTTCCTGGCAGGTGACAAACCGGTGACAGTTTAGTCCCACCCTGAAATATGAACGAAACCCGGCCTGCATAAACGCGGGCCGGGCAGTTGCTTCCCCACCAGGACTCGAACCTAGAATGACGGTACCAAAAACCGTAGTGTTGCCGATTACACCATGGGGAACAGCAGGCACCGATTCTAGCGCATGGTTGCCAAAACCTTAAATACCAGGCCGTGGCTCGCGGTACGTAAGCTTGAAGGCATGGCTCGTCAGCGAATGACCGGCGCGCAGCGTCGGGACCAACTCATCCACGTCGGTTGCGCCGCGTTTGCGGAGCGTGGCCTCGATGGTATTTCAGTCGAGGAGCTCGCCGCACGCGCGGAGGTATCCAAGCCCGCCATCTACGAGCACTTCGGTGGGAAGGAAGGCCTGTATCGGGCGGTCATTGAGCAAGAGATGGCCAAGCTGGAGGATCGTATTTTCACGGTGATCCAGCACGGCCGTTGGCGCGAGCGGATTGAGAAGGGCGTGGTCGCCGTCTTGACCTACGTCGAAGAGGAAACCGACGGGTTTATCATTATCGCGCGTGGGCAGCCGCCGGGGGAGAAGCCTTCGTACGCCACGCTACTCAACCGCGTGACCTCGCAGGTCTCCGCGCTGTTGGAGCAGGCGTTTACGCAGCGTGGATTAGATGCGTCGGTGGCCATGTTGTACGGGCAGGCACTCGTTGGCACGGTGTCCAATACCGCCCTGTGGTGGCTGGATAAGCGGCAGCCCGATAAGTACGAAACGGCCGCGCACATTGCCAACATGTGTTGGAACGGGCTGCGCGGCCTGGAAGCACAGCCGCACATCGTGCCTTTTGAACTCGAGGCGAATACGGGAAGTAAGGACGACTAAGTACATGCCAAATACTGTCTCTTCGGCACCTGCCCTCGGCGGGCTGCTCACTATGGCGCTGACCGATCCCAAGCTCAAGGGACTGGTGGCCAACATCGGGATGGACACGCTGCACGTGACCGGGATCGACCAGGTTCGCGCCTGGGCCGCCGGTGCGCTCGCGCGCGAGGTACCGCTGTTGGTGGTCACCGCCACCGGCCACGAGGCGGAGGACCTTTCCGCCGAGCTCGCTGCCCTGTTGGGCCCGGACAAGGTCGCGCAGTTCCCGGCCTACGAGACGCTGCCGCACGAGCGTCTGTCGCCCGCGCCCGATGTGGTGGGCCGCCGCGCCAAGGTGCTGTGGGAGATGCCGCAGGTGATCGTCGCCGCCGCCCGCGCCGCCTGCCAGCCGGTGCTGCCGAAGATCGCACCGATCCGCATCGAGCGCGACCACGAGTACGACTTCGGTAAGCTCACCGAGCAGATTTCCCACTACGCCTACGAGCACGTCGACATGGTGTCCAAGCGCGGGGACTTCGCCACCCGCGGCGGCATCATCGATGTCTTCCCAACCACCGCCGAGCACCCGGTGCGCATCGAGTTTTGGGGCGATGAGGTCACCGATATCCGCAGCTTCGCGGTCGCGGACCAGCGCACCATCGAAGAGACCGAGCTCGTCGAAATCTTCCCCGCCAGGCAGTTGCTTATCGACGCCACCGTGTCCGAAAAAGCCGACGCCCTCGCCCGGAAATTCCCCTCCAACCCCACCCTGGTGCAGCTGCTCACCCGCGTGTCCGAGGGCATGCACGCCGACGGGATGGAAGCGCTCATCCCCGCGCTGACCGACAAGCCGTATTCGGTCTTGCCGGAGCTGATGCCCTCCGGCTCCATCTGCCTGGTGACCTCGCCGGAGAAGGTACGCTCCCGCATCGCCGACCTGGAAGCTACCGACCGGGAATTCCTCGAAGCTGGCTGGGAGGCCGCCGCCATGGGAGCCGAGGGCCCGCTCGCCGTCGAGGGCCTTGATGTTTCTGCGTCGTCGTTCCGTTCTTATGAGTCGCTCGAAGTTTCAGCGCGAAACGCAGGTAACGCCTGGTGGACCTTCGCCCCGCCCGGCATGTTCACCGCTGACGACGCGGAGACGTTGCCCCTGGAGTTCGAACCCGCGCCTGCGCCGAAAGGCGACCCGCAGGCGATTGAGCAGCTCTACGCCACGTTGAAGCTGCACGTGCAGGCAAACCACGGCAAAGTCGCTTTTGTCGCACCCGCCAAGGGCACGATCGAGCGCACCGCAGAGCGGCTGCGCGAGCACGGGGTCTCTGCCCGGATCGCCACCGACGGGCTCGAACCCGTCGAGGGCGCGGTCACCCTCTACCAGGCGCTCAGCCACGCCGGTGTGGTCTTTCCCGGCCCCAACCTCGTGGTGGTCACGGAGACCGACGTCACCGGTAACCGCGTCGGCGACATTGCCGGTGCGAAGCGACGCGCCCCGCGCAGGCGCAACCGCGTCGATCCGTTGGCATTGACCCCGGGCGACTTCGTGGTGCACGACACCCACGGCATCGGCAAGTTTGTGAAGATGGCCGAGCGCACCATCAAAACCGGCGACGAGGACTCGCGCCGCGAGTACATCGTCCTGGAATACCAGGCGGCCAAACGCGGCCAGCCCGGCGACCAGCTCTGGGTACCCATGGAATCGCTCGACCTGTTGAGCAAATACACCGGCGGAGAAAAGCCGCACCTGAGCAAAATGGGCGGCTCGGACTGGAAGAACACCAAGCGCAAGGCCCGCGCCGCCGTGCGCGAGATCGCCGGCGAGCTCATCGAGCTCTACGCCAAGCGCCAAGCCGCGCCGGGCCATGCCTTTTCGCCTGATACTCCCTGGCAGCAGGAGATGGAAGACGCCTTCCCGTTTGTGGAAACCGAGGACCAGCTTGCCGCCATCGAGGCAGTCAAGGACGACATGGAAAAGCCGACGCCGATGGACCGCGTCATCGTCGGCGACGTCGGCTTCGGCAAGACGGAGGTAGCAGTCCGCGCCGCATTCAAGGCAGTACAAGGCGGCAAACAGGTCGCCGTGCTCGTGCCGACCACCCTCCTGGCACAGCAGCACTACACCACCTTCGCCGAGCGGATGGAAAACTTCGGTGTGACGGTGCGCGAGCTGTCCCGCTTCACCTCCGCCAAGGAGGCCAAGGAGATTACCGACGGGCTGGCGGACGGCTCCGTCGACGTGGTGATTGGCACGCACCGCCTGCTTGCCACCGGAGTGCACTGGAAAGACCTCGGCCTGATCATCGTGGACGAGGAGCAGCGCTTCGGCGTGGAGCATAAGGAGCACATCAAGGCGCTCAAGAGCCACGTGGACGTGCTCACCATGACCGCGACCCCGATCCCGCGCACCCTGGAGATGAGCCTGACCGGGATCCGCGAGATGACCTCGATCACGACTCCGCCCGAGGACCGTCACCCGGTGCTGACGTATGTGGGGCCGCAGGAGGACAAGCAGGTGGCTGCGGCGATCCGTCGTGAGCTGTTGCGGGATGGGCAGGTCTTCTACATTCACAACAAGGTCTCCGACATCGAGAAGACGGCGCGGAACTTGCGCGAGCTCGTTCCCGAGGCCCGCGTGGTGGTCGCACACGGGCAGATGAGCGAGCAGGTGCTCGAGCAGACGGTGCAGGGCTTCTGGGACCGAGAATACGACGTGCTCGTGTGTACCACGATCGTGGAAACCGGCCTGGACATCGCGAACGCGAACACCCTGATTGTGGAAAATGCCCAGAACATGGGACTGAGCCAGCTGCACCAGCTGCGCGGGCGCGTCGGCCGCTCCCGCGAGCGCGGCTACGCCTACTTCCTCTACCCGAAGGAAAAGACGCTCACCGAGACCTCCTACGACCGGCTGTCCACAATCGCCCAGAACAACGACTTGGGCGCGGGCATCGCCGTCGCGCAGAAGGACCTGGAGATGCGCGGCGCCGGTAACGTGCTGGGCGCTGAGCAGTCCGGCCACATCGCCGGGGTGGGCTTTGACATGTACGTCCGCCTGGTCGGCGAGGCCGTCGAGACCTTCAAGACCATGCTGGACGGCGGGCCCGTCGACGGCACCGACCAGGGGCCGAAGGAGATCCGGGTGGATCTGCCTGTCGACGCCCACATCCCCGACACTTACGTCAACGCGGAACGCCTCCGTCTGGAGATCTACCGCAAGCTCGCCGAAGCGCGCGAGGAGGAAGACCTGCGCCGCGTGGCGGAAGAAATGGTGGACCGTTTCGGGCCCATGCCGGTGGAGGTCGACCGCCTCATGGCCGTGGCGCGGCTGCGCCACCAGGCACGCAAGGCTGGCGTCTCCGACATCATGGTGCAGGGCACGCGCATCAAGTTCCACCCCGTGGAGCTGCCGGACTCGAAGCAGGTGCGCCTCAAGCGCCTGTACTCCGGCGCGAACTACCGTGCCGCGGCAAAGACGCTGCAAGTGCCCATGCCGCGCGAGTCGAAGGCGATCAACAGCCCGAACCTGCGCGACATCGAACTCGTGCAGTGGGTCGCGGACTTCCTCTCCAGCATGTTCGACATCGACACCATCGACGTCAACGGGACTGCGCAGACAGAGAAGCAGAAAAAGAAGAAAGTGATCTCTGTTAGCGAGTAAGCAGCAGCGGTAGCACCAGGGCCATGGAGGTACTCCAGGTCAGGTGCGCTGCGATTGGGGCAAGGCACCTGCCGGTGCGTGCGGCGAGCACGAACGCGAGCGCACCGAGCAGGAAAGCACCGACGAGCAAAAGCGGCACGCCCATCGCCACGGTGATCAGCGTGTAGAGCAAGGTGGAAAACCAGGCTTGGGCGTTCATGCTCATGCCTAAGAGGCGGAGTTGGCGGGGCACCATGTCGCGGTAGACCAGCTCCTCGCCGACCCCGTTGAGCACGAGTACGGCGAGGGTGGGAGCGAGCCCGCCTTTCTCTGGAGTAGCGAGCAGCTCCGTCGCGGGTTCGGCCAAAAACGGGATGCGGGCGACGACGAGCGCACCGAGGAAGAACACTAGGGCTAAAGCGAGGCCGGATAGAATCCCGAGCGCGACGTCGTTAAGCTTGCGCGGCCCGGCAAACGCCGAAGGATTTCCCCACACCCACCAGGCGAGGCCGTAGAGTGCGGCGGTAGCGAGCGTGGCGGCGAAGAAACCGGGCGAGCCGTCGCCCGCGCGGCGGGCGAGGAAGAGCCCGAGTGCGCCGAGGGCGCAGGGCATCAGGAAGAGCCATTGGCGGGGCATTGGGCTAAATCGAGAGATCAAGTGGAAGATCGGCGATGTCTCGGAGACGGTCCCCTGTAACCAAAGTGTGCATCAGTTCTTTGGCATCGTCGCTGCCTTTTTCGTCAATCGCTGCCATTAGCTCTTTTAACGCAACATGGTAAACCATGTCCACGTCACCGGTGCCCAGCGCGAGACTAGCTATTCTGCTCATCGTCGGTTCGTTCGTTACCGCGACGATGTGAGGGGAGCGGCCTTTTCGGTTCCTGATGAGGTTCAACGCCTCGGCGCGGGTGTTTTGAGATCGATCGCTGCGCATCGTCCATTTGCAGGAAATGACAGCGTGGACATGTGTGGCTGGAGATTCACGGTTCGCGGCGCGGACTGGGGATAGAGAACCAGCTTGCCCATCAACGATGATGCGATCCCGATTTAGGACTTCGTCCGAAATAGCGTCGCGGAGCACCAAGATGTCTGGGGAAATGACGTAATTGTTACCTAAAGAAGCACCTAAGTCTGGGTTGAGCCATATGGCCTCGGCCAAGCTGGCGAGATGCGTATATGGCTCATGTGCTGCAAGGTGATCCTTTCGGCGTGCGCTACCTACGTTCAGGATAGACCAGTCACCGGGCCGGACAGATTGCATTTGTGGAAACGTTGCTTGAAGGAATTTGGCAACGATCCGTTCGAAATCAGCTCCAAGTTTCTGCGCGGGCTTTTTCTTTGCGGTGCCTGCGTGAAGTTGCTCGGCGACGTGGAGGGCAAGCACACAGGAGGCTTTCTGTTTTTTGTCGGCGTTCGATGCAATGCGCCCGTCAGAGTTTTCCGCGATGGAGAGAGTCTTTGTGTCAACAAGCTCCTGGTGCAAAGCGCGACGAGCTGACGTTATTAGAGCAGGATGTTCTATCATTTATGAAATCT is part of the Corynebacterium imitans genome and encodes:
- the glmU gene encoding bifunctional UDP-N-acetylglucosamine diphosphorylase/glucosamine-1-phosphate N-acetyltransferase GlmU, which gives rise to MANHSQRAVVVLAAGAGTRMKSTKQKTLHEIGGRSLLSHSLHAAASVEPAHVVAVVGHQRDQVGPAVDAIAEEMNIQILQAVQEEQNGTGHAVQCGLSAIPDFDGTVVVTNGDVPLLQPETIDALIAEHEQAHAAVTVLSLEFANPTGYGRIIRDEAGNVREIVEEKDANDEQKRVKEVNSGVFAFDGAVLRDALTRINSDNAQGELYITDVLGIARGDGKKVAAFIAPDARELAGVNDRVQLAAAGKELNRRLVEKAMRGGATVIDPDTTWIGVDVEIGQDVTIYPNTQLWGSTVIGDRAEIGPDTTLTDMEVHAGAKVVRTQGELGVIGEDATVGPFTYIRPGTELGARGKLGGFVESKNAKIGEGSKVPHLTYIGDATVGRESNIGASSVFANYDGVNKHHTTIGDYCRTGSDTMFVAPVTIGDGAYTAAGTVVTEDVPSGALAIKEGRQRNIEGWVEKRRPGTDAAEAAKNAREN
- a CDS encoding MFS transporter gives rise to the protein MSTSPDSAMPHQEHNARRFIWSNGLQGIGDQIVAAKTVLPWLFTAAGVPAAFTSLLVPIRESGSMLPQAALTPWVTAQAERKRAWLIGSWGQAISAALIALSAMLFDGPLLGVLVLALLAALSVFRALCSIAGKDVQGRTIAKGTRGLITGRATALSGAFTLAIGLLLSFLPNDLPRWAIVVLLAVGASTWAFASLVFSTIKEPAEEPSPKNKENWAKQTYDLVKGDRQLQKFLVVRSLMLVTALSTPFIVVLAQEEGADLSSLGAFIIASGGAALVGGRISGVFSDRSSKSTMAWAAGVASTSLLLLVASANFLPAAANAWIMPIGFFVVNLAHTAVRVSRKTYLVDMADGDRRTLITGAANTVMGVVLLLVGALSSAISVFGPQITLIFLAIVGFIGVASAASLKDVSRGTA
- a CDS encoding multicopper oxidase family protein: MLSAGAVLAACATSNQPKPRGADEEARPLPIPPLYEGELDGSTRTFELTAQEGTHEILPGVQSTTWGFNGDFLGPTLYMRKGETINMTVRNKVSEPTVVHWHGMHLAADADGGPALVFPPGKEWSPTWKVDQDAATLWYHPHPHGVSGLHAYRGLAGGIVVADDETDALGLPNTYGIDDIPVVLTDAKFTDDGQLDETIDPTYGLLGDTPVVNGITKPRFEAPAGKLRLRLVNGATMRFHNLSLGVPFHVIATDQGLVEHPVEVDAILLSPGERAEVIVDVEPDSELMLRSIGVDDRGGLPDEEVANGFGLSDVFDLLEIVGSAPESDGALPERLVSAEDKGTDWVAEREFRLNGFQINEQSMDMERIDFEKTQAGPELWTVTNENADWPHNFHIHNARFRVLDVENGEVKFREGWHDTIYVPPLSTVRLGVDIPMHRNDDYAFMYHCHMLFHEDEGMMGQFRIPTSAPQS
- a CDS encoding acyltransferase family protein, producing the protein MPRPIHSSTKYVPALDGIRSIAVLLVIAYHLNLPGFGGGLLGVGVFFTLSGYLITLNLMNSHLRHGTLKLRTFWVRRFRRLAPAMLTTVLAVLILSVAFDATNLRTRAFEALSSVVYLNNWHNITTGTSYFDRFNGPGPLDHMWSLSIEEQFYLLWPLVFWALLKIFRRPWLVAAATTVLAGASFVWMWVLAQPEVDPTRVYEGTDTRAGGLLLGAVLAIIVASRRHENKKVATSPIAGTLVGAVGFGGIFALSMLVAQENMFLYKGGILLLNVATVLAIYSVLGARGPWTAILSWEPLRWIGERSYGIYLWHMPVIYFMPQTWLTEHLFWASVLAIGLSVVLAALSWTLFENPIRRHGVFGPLKHYKKQPLQALRPASLGSMVTLISVISIGITALFAQQGSTPQQPAMALPAEAQSGGSRERTQEEETTAEEAPAASWENQDADTTMACKQVIHVGDSTSIGMFDPGQLPEGAETAIDRYLDAGADSVETSVFGARATNQGFNGNGENYPSAIESVQELLNMGAADEGTCWVIATGVNDAANADAARSYGYDPTGELEENIRKMLELLDGYRVMWPTAATGSPSNSYYANENMEEFNEALRKVAKERHDVVVYDWAAEARANLGWFLAGDEVHYNAEGNDVRGIRFAAALAHAFPAGVETADIPKEAEVSSEGPK
- a CDS encoding TetR/AcrR family transcriptional regulator; this encodes MARQRMTGAQRRDQLIHVGCAAFAERGLDGISVEELAARAEVSKPAIYEHFGGKEGLYRAVIEQEMAKLEDRIFTVIQHGRWRERIEKGVVAVLTYVEEETDGFIIIARGQPPGEKPSYATLLNRVTSQVSALLEQAFTQRGLDASVAMLYGQALVGTVSNTALWWLDKRQPDKYETAAHIANMCWNGLRGLEAQPHIVPFELEANTGSKDD